The genomic region TTATTCTGCACTTTTTTGTTCAGTGGTTTTTTCAAGGGCTGCAATTGTTTGTCTCATTGTTGGTACCATCACATTATTGGCCATGGTAACTATAGCAATCTACAGATCAAGCCAATCAACGCAATTGATTAAAGGATCTAGTGGAACTGGGCAAGGCATGTTGAACATAAGAACTGCTTATGTTTATTGCTTAGTATTATTTTGTGAGCCAAATTCTCACTCGTTTTTGCTTTTGCTTCCTTCTCTTCAGGGCCACCCAAGCTTGTAATTCTTCATATGGGCTTGGCCATCCATACCTTTGATGACATTATGAGAGTTACTGACAATCTCAATGAGAAGTATATTGTAGGGTATGGTGCCTCTAGTACTGTGTACAAGTGTGTTTTAAAGAATTCCCGGCCAATTGCAATTAAACGACTATACAACCAGCATCCACACAGCTCAAGGGAGTTTGAGACAGAACTTGAAACTATTGGCAGTATCAGACACAGGAATCTTGTCACTTTGCATGGTTATGCTCTAACTCCTAATGGAAATCTTCTTTTCTATGACTATATGGAGAATGGCTCTCTGTGGGATCTTCTTCATGGTATATTCACTAACCTTGAAACAACTCCTTATAAATTTTCACTGTGTTATGAAATCTcatcttcaataaaaaaacttgtATGTGGTGCATGGAATTTGGAATTTTCCTCAGATTAATGATGTCTTAATCTTAAACTTGTTAACACATTTGATTCTTTTGTTCGAGGCAATTCAATTAATGTAGCTTTAGATTGTTTTTATGACATCATTGTCTTATCTGACAGGTCCCTCGAAAAAGGTAAAACTTGATTGGGAGGCACGCATGAGGATTGCCGTGGGAACTGCTGAAGGACTTGCTTACCTCCATCATGACTGCAATCCTAGAATCATTCACAGGGATATAAAGTCCTCAAACATCCTGCTGGATGAAAACTTTGAAGCTCGTCTCTCTGATTTTGGCATTGCCAAATGTTTGTCAACTGCAAGAACTCATGCGTCAACGTTTGTTCTTGGCACAATAGGCTATATTGACCCTGAGTATGCCCGAACATCTAGGCTGAATGAAAAATCCGATGTGTATAGCTTTGGCATTGTTCTTCTTGAGCTACTAACTGGGAAGAAAGCAGTGGACAACGATTCCAATTTGCATCACTTGGTAATTATATCTGCATTATTCAATTTTTGGTTAATATTTCTAAAGATTTGATCTTGAGGGCGAGCcttggtgcagcggtaaagttgtgccttggtgacttgttggtcatgggttcgaatccggaaacagcctctttgcatatgcaagggtaaggctgcgtacaatatccctcccccataccttcgcatagcgaagagcctctgggcaatggggtacgaagttttttatttctaaagatTTGATCTTCTGTCGAGCTGAATATTGTCGTGTGATCCTGATCCATAATATAGCCAACTTCATCTAGTGAGACAACTATGTGGTTTGTTaggtttgttttgtttatttggtaTGATCATATTTGAACAAGAAATGCTAAGTATATACATCAGTGTTAGCTCTTGTTTCAGCAACCCTTGgtgcatcatttttttttgaagtcaATTCTTGGTGCATCTTTGGTAATACTTAAATATAGAGAAATACTCgcttataattttcaaaagctCACTCGGGAAGCCggtaaaaataaatgattatttcttcaaaagctaaaccaaacacatttaTATCTTCAATATGCATAAGTCCTGATACATGTGTTTGAGATATCAAGTCTTTTCCTGTTAAAGCTGGCAATAATAATGTTTGTAACATGGCTTGCAGATATTATCCAAGGCAGATAACAACACTATAATGGAGACTGTGGATCCTGAGGTGTCTATTACCTGCATGGATCTGACCCATGTTAAGAAGACCTTTCAGCTTGCTCTTCTTTGCACGAAAAAAAATCCTTCCGAGAGGCCAACCATGCATGAGGTTGCCAGGGTTTTGGCATCACTACTCCCAGCACCTCCCAGTAAAAATATCTTCGTCCCTTCTTCAAAGACCATTGATTATGCACAGTTTGTGattcaaaagggaaaacaaaacaacCTCCACCCCCTACAAATGGATAGGCTACAACCTCAGCAGTTCTCTAATGATCAATGGTTTGTTCGCTTTGAGGATGTTGTATCAAATAACAGCCTCTAGGCACTTCATGTTCAACGTATCCATTATTCATGCCAAAGCCAAATGTTGGGGTGAAGAGTGTGGAGACTTAATTGACAGTAAAGAGAATAGAGCTTATAGAAGGTTTCCACCCTATTTTGTACAAGTATTTCTCTTTAGCAGTACTGGAATGGTTTTCTGCAGACATAACTTGTGAGTTGAACTTACGTCAGGAGAAACATGCCAAGTAGTGCCCCCACCTTAACTATATTTATACTGCAAATCTTATGATACTAATGTTTTATTCCTCAATTTACATGCAAGATAATAACTATAGAATGATAATTCACTATCATCTCAAGTTTGCAAGTTTTCATTGAATTACGCAAGGGGTTGGGAATACTAATGATTGCAACAACACGGGTTCTATCGTGGgaaagtgaaagtgaaaaacttTTGACTTTCGCTTGATACGaaagttcattttaatatattagatcaacttattttaaaatcaaggttcttgtcttttttcatattttattttattgtttatttggtttcttctttttatctattttgccCCCTCTTTCACCTTTTCTCTTTCATCTACCTCAAACCCTTTATCTCCTCCGCTACCTAATCATCCTCATTTACTCCGACCACCGCATGCCACTTTGAAAAAGTGATTTTCGATGGCCCTCCTCCTTTCTCCTCATCGGGAACTACCATGATGTTGTAATGCACTGTATCGACACTGTAGCATACTTTCCAGAGCAGTAAAGCGGGGTCTCCCATTGTGTCGTTGTCGACAACGACTCCATTGTCACTGGCAAAATAGAAAAATGCGAGCACGTGAGTGACAAGACAATGGGGATGAACCAGTTACAAGAATTGTGGGGTATTGAGTCGTTGCTGACATCTCCACCTTTagctattaaaaggaaaaaaaatccaagcatGAGAGGGAAGGGTTCACGTCGGCTTTGTTAGAGGCTAGGAGGGCTTTGGGTTTCTTTCCGGTAAGAGTCtaggagggagagagagaacaCCTACGGTAGAGGTAGAGAAGGTGAAAGCATGATGAAGTTGaggggaagaagaaaagggggagagagaaagagaaaagacgAGGGTAAAATCGAAAaagtgacaaaaataaaaaaagaaaagaaaaacaaaaaatgatagccattgatttaaaaataagttgatcTAATAGATTAAAATGAACTTTTGTACCGTGTGAAAGTCTTACAACAAAGTTATACTGTCATACTATGTaaacaatgaatttcaacttTAGAGGTATGTGAGTTTAGTTTAATAGGCCAGTATTTTGGTATGGTGCACAATTAAATGATGTTGGTGGCATAGGAATTAAACCTGTTTAGTAAATGAGTCAAAATAGGACCATATAACTTGAAAAAAtcagaattttctttttctgaaataATACATCCAAATTCTCagttaaaaatcaacaaagttAAATCCCCTAAGTATATATTGAAATGGGCCTAGTTATCATCTATATAATATACgtaagagaaggaaaaaagtatgtttaccacaaagataagaaaaagaaaatgtatggCACATGTTCACATCGGATTAGGCATAACTCTTTCACGAGGATAATTCTTCTTGAGTTCCTCCACGAACAAGAATGGGGTAATTGCAATGACACTTCGATACTTAAGTTAGAAACATAGAGATAAGCAAAtatcaagaatgaaaaggaaaTACTTAAGCTTTGGTGACTTTCTTTTATAGTGGTGAAATTGGATGCATAGATCTCAATTTTCCCTTGGAGATAATGTAATTacagaaagatatgatcttatGTTATCTTTCCTTTAATGATAGATAATTTCTGGATTTAGAGGTTATCTCATATCTTTcagtataaaaataaagtttccctttttttttattttaaaattgtcatattCTCTGAATCTAAGTATCCTACTCGGTTGGTTGTCAAATGCAGAGGTCTGCTGAGTTCGAGTAGGACATATGTCCCTCAAGCTTTGAGGCAGATTGTAAGAACTTTATCTTAGTAGTATTCTGGTTTTGCTATTTCTTAGCCAAGTATTCAACTGATTGTAGTTGAATTTAAGAAGTACATCATACCTAAATGTCGCATTTAGGTGTTTTAAATTAATGCCGAGTCTGAGTGACAAGACATTTGAATCGTCATTTTATCAACTTTTATGTCCATTTTAGACACATTTAATGATTTCACACGTTTTTGAAAAAGGCGCAATGATTGTGTcctttgaattttgaaacaTCAAAAGGACAACCAAAGGTCGCATCTCTCCCCAAGCATTAATTTGTGGCTTTGGGAAAGGACCTATCAGTCTAAACGGGTACATCCCTTCAATCACCAAAAGCTTCCAAAACACTATAAAACTTCCCACTCTATTGTTGCTTTTCTGGCCATCCTTCCTATCTTCAGTCACCTTTCTTTTTTCTCGCGTCCTTTTCGTTCATTTATTCATCATTCAGGTACGTTGTCATCAACGCTCTTCCTTTTTCATGTCTTTTTTTAGGGAGCATTTTGCTCGCTCCAGTGGTGGCAGGATGTTGTTGTCAAAGGTTTGTCTAATAGGGGTGAGTTCAAACTACGATCTCGTTCATCTCCACGACGATTATGATGTCACTAGTTACCAAGTCTCCAACATTCACACTGGTGATGTTGTTGCTAGTGATGTCGTGGTTTTTCCTGACGCAGGTGCTGTCGCTcttgttttactttttcaaaGATTTCGATGCTTCCTTTTTCGATGTTGACAAGGACGTCAGTTGTCAAATAGAGTTAGTCAGAAAAGTTGATATGCTTGTGGAGGAAATGCCTGATTTGgcttaacttgttttttttccttttattttgtaAAGGCTTAGGACCCCCACCCATCCAATAGGGTCTCcctttgattatttatatagCTCTAGGTTTTTTGCTTTTAGGATCTCTTGTAAAATGATCCCGTGCCTAAGATCTAGGTCTATAAGGCAAAATTTACTTGTATCTCTAACACTGTTAGATATTGATTGCTTTACAACATTTCTTTTGAGGTTTTTGAACATTGGAGCCTCCCTCTTGACCCTCCACACTTATTGGTTCATTTGAAGCCTTGTCAGATTgactatttaaaatttgatgatTACTTTGAGTGTTTTCAGCCTCCAACATAGACAACACATCAACTTGatacatatattaaatatgaaacAAATTTACCTCAAATTGTGATGGGGAAGGGACTACCTCCATGGTTTTCATAACGTTTTTTCAACTGTCTTAGTATGTTGGTTTTCATCATTGATTCgataaaaaatcgtcttagaaaattttatttcttgtttaaaaaatgtttaacacgttaatattaaaaaatcgtcttaaaaacttcatattttaagacaatttatcaaaaaaccattttaaaatcatgatattctaagatgattttcacTTAAAaccaacattgattttttattttatttttttaaacatttattttgttttacatcAAAAAAACCTGTAATTTTAGTCATCAAAACCCATacaaattgtaataaaatatgactaaattgtttcttttcttattaattatcaataaattacCAAACCAGCCAACAAAGTGcagaaaaaagagaaacaatGTCGGATTCACATTATTAGCCACTCAAATTAAGAGTTTCAAGCCTCATAATGTGAAACATCACACTTCTTGAAATGAAAACCACTTCAGTCCAATTCCATGAATCAATTATTCCAGTTTGACATATTTTGTTCCAATACAAACATTGATTGGTTTTGTTTAGATATATATGGTGCCTAAGTTAGATGGAAGGTTACcgattttgaatttttggattggtttaaagattaatttaattgttattattattcttttgtttatcacattaaatgtttttctttgcttagtttattattactattattattttatctgtgATGCTTTAAATTGtttactatatttttactttattacttttatttattatattttattattactgtcaatattaaatttattatattttactaaaattttattttttttatcttcaaaatgaaaaaaaagagagaagataaaTTGGAGTTAAATGAAACCCAACAAACTAattcagaaaaaagaaaagaaaaaacgttGGGCCCATATGGCCCATTATTAACCTTGAAACCCTAATTCTTTAGAATAGTGATCTCCCTCGTAGGATGTTGCTACCCAAACGCCGTTAACAGTAATGCTTTAAAGTGACGGCACAGTCGCGTTTTATTAGCCAATTGCCGCCACTTTTCCCGCAACGGTGAAATTGGAAGCGCAAACATGTCTGTTTCTGCGTCACAAACCGAAGAACAAGTCTCAACTAGAAAACCAACAACACTGTGTGAAGAATGCAAATCGAACCCATCGAAATACACGTGCCCTGGTTGCTCCTTACACTCGTGCAGTCTTCCATGCGTGAAGTCTCACAAAGAGCGAACTGGGTGTAGTGGCAAGAGGAACCAGACTCAGTTTCTTCCTCTTTCGAAGTTTGATGACAGTGTCCTGTTATCTGGTACTTTGCTCCTTAAACCTCGTATTCTGTCTCTGCATGAGCAGAAGAAACGACCCTTTTACATTACTTAATGTCCTTCGAGTCAACAAAACGACCCTTTTGTCAGGTTGTGTTAGTATGAATgagaaaacacaattttttttttcggaaTAGAGAATTGGTTGAAGTGCCCATTGATTATATTTGGTCAAAATTATgtctttatattattttatactttgaGGATGCACATCCTTGTTCATGGTTCTTCTTAGATTTAATTATCAGCATTTTGCATGTTCTTCATTCATCATGTTTATTGTTGTTATCGTGTCTGATTTTTTGTAAATGTGTACAGCTGCACTTGGATAGTTTTGTTGGTGGATTCTTCTAATTTATCTATGTCTGAATCTATGTGTTTATTTTTGTGATGTTCCCTGGTTAGACTATAATTTGCTGGAGGAGGTGAAGAGGGTGGCTGAATCTGCTCAAAGAATGAGAAATAAATTGGGCATTTATGCCTATTTTAAGTTACCTCGTTACCTTAGAAGCCTAAAGAATGCTGCTGGGAGCAGGAGAACCAAACTGATGTTTCTCCCTAATGGAATGtctaaaagagagaagaacCGGTCTCAATATGACCAGAggtattttcatcattttataaCTAGCTTTTGTTGCATTAGGAGGACGTCCTTTTTGTACTTTGCTAATTACTGTTTcctagtttaattttgatcttttgGTATATACTGTATACGTGATATACAAAGAGGATATGCGGGGCTcttattataagttttttttttttatcaagttgtGATGATTTCTTTTTAACACATTGATGCCAAATGGAGATGTAGATTATAAGAATGCTTCATTTTTAGATTGCTAACTTTTGCTTGATACAATGCTTTCAGGAAGAAGTTTATATCTTGGACAATTGAATTACATTTTCACTCAACAGATATTGTTTTACTCGACCATGGGTGAGTAACATAGATGAATCCTTTGATTTGGAATACAATACTACTACACCTTATATTCCTATTGCATGCTTGGACTCTATAGAATACAATTTTTGAATTATGCTCATGTTCTCCAGAGTTGATGAAAATACAAGCTTTTACTCCATTCTAGAGAAGCACCTCATGCCTGGTCCTTGGAAGAATCAGCTAAAGCAATTCTGTGAAGTCCAGCTGGATTGTCTAAAGCTTTTCATTCGTAAATACCCGAAGGTAGTTTTCTTTACCTTTTCTATGGTTGAAATTCTGTATAATACTGAGCTGGCAGACTTGTAGGATCACGTTGACTGAACACATCAAGATATGATTtcatattagttattaattttatcttgttCATGCAAATACAGGGTCCCAAGTCACCTTTCAAAGAGTTGGATATAAAAGCGCCAATCAGACAACAATTAGCAAATATAGTCATTTTGGAGTTTcctgttgtttttgttttcttgccaTCTCATAGAATCAATTTTGAAGTTATTAAGGATGTCAATACCAGCAAGCATAAATCACTGCAGAAAGATTGTGAAGACAACCAAATCCCTCAAGGTTTATCATTTAGGGAGGAAGTGATAGAAGATGACAACAACTCTGCAGATCCTCGGGTTCTTGATCTCATGAAGCAAGTGGAATCAAGTTTATCGCATGAAGTGATGACCCAAAATATGAGTTCTGAGAAAGCACCAAATGATTCCTCAGAGAAGTCTCTGTTTGAAGGAGCTACTGGGGGTAATCTTTCGAATTCTTTGATGGAAACCAATGAACTAAAATTCTCTGAAGATATGGCATTTGACTTTGATCAGGATTTGATGGATTTCTATACTGATATATTGGATCAGACAAATCCTGGTGATCTTTTTGATTTTGATAGTGAATTTGCCAataaagcagaaaatgaaattgatttaattGGTACTAGTGAATTATTCCCTTTGCCAGAGGAATTGGAGGAAGGggaaattttagaataattggTAGTCTATAATTCAATTCTGTTGAATAGTTggagagaaaatgagaaaacatTGACAAcatcaataatattatatgtTTTGAGGTTGAGGTCCATTACTTCCAATAATATGTTTGAAGCTGAGTTTT from Glycine soja cultivar W05 chromosome 16, ASM419377v2, whole genome shotgun sequence harbors:
- the LOC114389569 gene encoding box C/D snoRNA protein 1-like, which codes for MSVSASQTEEQVSTRKPTTLCEECKSNPSKYTCPGCSLHSCSLPCVKSHKERTGCSGKRNQTQFLPLSKFDDSVLLSDYNLLEEVKRVAESAQRMRNKLGIYAYFKLPRYLRSLKNAAGSRRTKLMFLPNGMSKREKNRSQYDQRKKFISWTIELHFHSTDIVLLDHGVDENTSFYSILEKHLMPGPWKNQLKQFCEVQLDCLKLFIRKYPKGPKSPFKELDIKAPIRQQLANIVILEFPVVFVFLPSHRINFEVIKDVNTSKHKSLQKDCEDNQIPQGLSFREEVIEDDNNSADPRVLDLMKQVESSLSHEVMTQNMSSEKAPNDSSEKSLFEGATGGNLSNSLMETNELKFSEDMAFDFDQDLMDFYTDILDQTNPGDLFDFDSEFANKAENEIDLIGTSELFPLPEELEEGEILE